One Siniperca chuatsi isolate FFG_IHB_CAS linkage group LG3, ASM2008510v1, whole genome shotgun sequence genomic region harbors:
- the LOC122870975 gene encoding uncharacterized protein LOC122870975, translated as MGYLVTVDIKNLENGMQRPVKIKKIGGSVKSKFYVFKPLGRNIGTFSFFAVTLNGGVNLQAEESESSTDTSTSETSSDTDSSSVLSEAVPDLWGDLDQYFQEGLSPSSQPQDDATGHTSDSQNIIHSLEAARLTGRDPADVIPHQNFEDQPPFYRESVSPANQPLMTAERPQPADRDPGFSSGRNRRRTSSEIPYPRSRGASSEGFPSARSNRPRSRPSRCPRCCGATHQQLELMSRAFWLICQKLGVQSDNL; from the exons ATGGGGTACCTAGTGACTGTGGATATTAAAAACTTggagaatggaatgcagcgtcctgtgaagatcaagaagATTGGAGGAAGTgtgaaat CTAAATTTTATGTGTTTAAACCTTTAGGCAGAAACATAGGgactttttcattctttgcagtgactcttAACGGAGGGGTGAACCTTCAAGCAGAGGAGTCTG AGTCATCAACTGATACCTCAACATCCGAGACCTCGTCTGATactgactcctcatctgtgctttcagaggCAGTACCCG ATCTGTGGGGCGATTTGgaccaatatttccaagaagggttatcgccatcatcacagccacaggatGACGCAACGGGGCATACCTCAGACAgtcaaaacattatacattctTTAGAGGCTGCCCGGTTAACCGGAAGAGATCCAGCTGATGTGATACCGCATCAGAATTTTGAAGATCAACCGCCATTTTACCGGGAGTCTGTCTCGCCCGCTAATCAACCGCTGATGACCGCGGAGAGGCCTCAACCAGCGGACAGGGATCCAGGATTCTCATCAGGTCGCAACCGCAGGAGAACCAGTTCTGAGATTCCATACCCGAGATCCCGCGGGGCTTCCAGCGAAGGATTTCCATCAGCACGCT caaacagacccaggtCCAGACCATCCAGGTGTCCTCGGTGCTGCGGAGCTACACACCAGCAATTGGAGCTGATGTCTAGAGCCTTTTGGCTCATTTGTCAGAAGTTAGGTGTAcaaagtgacaatttgtaa